In Pyramidobacter piscolens W5455, one genomic interval encodes:
- a CDS encoding CDC48 family AAA ATPase: protein MINFHWVTEVVALLKIISGNESDRGLVHARVSPVDMNRYALTDGGFVELEGERRSAFRVVYDASVDEGCVGLDPVGMENLGRGEGGEARLYRCELGYAERIVLIPMAAVAAGELDRGYIRARLRDLPASVGDEVRILSPYGNELRLRVAETMPSGAVMVTASTDVVLERAQIGALKPKKITYADIGGLDAQLRRIREMIELPLKFPEAFVRLGVEPPKGVLLYGPPGTGKTVIARAVANESDAWFTSISGPEIIGKYYGESEERLRAVFEEAQQNAPAIVFIDEVDAIAPKREEMGGEKQVERRVVAQLLTLMDGLSSRGQVVVIAATNIPNTLDPALRRPGRFDREIAVPIPDRNGRLEILKIHTRGMPLSESVDLERLADITHGFVGADLQALAKESAMMALRRLLPSLDDAAKLKDESFLSLEITMNDFLTALREIEASAIREVFVEIPNTTWDDVGGLKDAKEKLVEAVQWPLKQGDLFRRWGVTPPRGIMIHGPSGTGKTLLVKALAHESGVNFITVKGPSLMSRYVGESERALREVFRTARQAAPSILYFDEIDSLTPRRGNDGSSQAQTADRVISQFLAEMSGIEDMGGVVVVATTNRIDRIDPALFSAGRFELALELPMPDEAAREEILRIHLRKLPLAGLSFRDLAVRTEGMNGAEIAALCHAASMEALREQIRNGTDVSPCLERRHFEAAFRAEKLRRQALERENGDEADVS, encoded by the coding sequence GTGATAAACTTTCACTGGGTTACGGAGGTGGTGGCTTTGCTGAAAATCATCAGTGGAAACGAATCGGACCGAGGGCTTGTGCACGCGCGGGTGTCTCCGGTCGATATGAACCGATATGCTCTGACCGACGGCGGTTTCGTGGAGCTCGAAGGCGAACGTCGCTCGGCTTTCCGCGTGGTCTACGACGCTTCCGTCGACGAAGGCTGCGTGGGGCTCGATCCCGTCGGCATGGAGAATCTCGGCCGCGGCGAAGGGGGCGAGGCGCGCCTTTATCGCTGCGAGCTGGGCTATGCCGAGCGCATCGTGCTGATCCCCATGGCGGCCGTCGCCGCTGGCGAGCTGGACCGAGGCTATATCCGCGCGCGCCTGCGCGACCTTCCGGCGAGCGTCGGCGACGAAGTGCGGATCCTGTCGCCTTACGGAAACGAACTGCGTCTGCGCGTGGCCGAAACGATGCCCAGCGGCGCCGTGATGGTGACCGCCTCCACCGACGTCGTTCTCGAGCGGGCCCAGATCGGCGCCCTGAAACCGAAAAAGATCACCTATGCCGACATCGGCGGATTGGACGCGCAGCTGCGCCGCATCCGCGAGATGATCGAACTGCCGCTGAAGTTTCCGGAGGCTTTTGTGCGCCTTGGCGTGGAGCCGCCGAAGGGCGTGCTCCTCTACGGCCCTCCCGGCACCGGCAAGACGGTGATTGCCCGCGCCGTGGCCAACGAAAGCGACGCCTGGTTCACGAGCATTTCCGGCCCGGAGATTATCGGCAAGTATTACGGCGAGAGCGAGGAGCGCCTGCGCGCCGTTTTCGAGGAAGCCCAGCAGAACGCGCCGGCCATCGTCTTCATCGACGAGGTGGACGCTATTGCCCCCAAACGCGAGGAAATGGGCGGCGAGAAACAGGTGGAACGGCGCGTCGTGGCCCAACTGCTGACGCTGATGGACGGCCTTTCGTCGCGCGGCCAAGTCGTGGTCATCGCCGCCACGAACATCCCCAACACGCTCGATCCGGCGCTGCGCCGTCCCGGGCGTTTCGACCGCGAGATCGCCGTGCCCATCCCCGACCGCAACGGCCGCCTGGAGATCCTGAAGATCCACACGCGCGGCATGCCGTTGTCGGAAAGCGTGGATCTGGAGCGTCTGGCCGACATCACGCACGGTTTCGTCGGCGCCGACCTGCAGGCCCTCGCCAAGGAATCGGCCATGATGGCGCTGCGCCGCCTGCTGCCGTCGCTTGACGACGCGGCGAAACTGAAGGACGAAAGCTTCCTCTCCTTGGAGATCACCATGAACGACTTTCTCACGGCGCTGCGCGAGATCGAGGCGTCGGCCATCCGCGAAGTTTTCGTGGAAATCCCGAATACAACGTGGGATGACGTGGGCGGCCTGAAAGACGCGAAGGAAAAACTCGTCGAGGCCGTGCAGTGGCCGCTCAAACAGGGCGATTTGTTTCGCCGCTGGGGCGTGACGCCGCCGCGGGGCATCATGATCCACGGCCCCTCGGGAACGGGCAAGACGCTGCTGGTCAAGGCTCTGGCCCACGAGAGCGGCGTGAACTTCATCACCGTCAAGGGCCCGTCGCTGATGTCGCGTTACGTGGGGGAAAGCGAGCGGGCCCTGCGCGAAGTGTTCCGCACGGCCCGGCAGGCGGCGCCGTCGATCCTCTATTTCGACGAGATCGACTCGCTGACGCCGCGCCGCGGCAACGACGGCAGTTCGCAGGCGCAGACCGCCGACCGCGTTATCAGCCAGTTTTTGGCCGAGATGAGCGGCATCGAAGACATGGGAGGCGTGGTGGTGGTAGCGACGACGAACCGCATCGACCGCATCGATCCGGCCCTGTTCAGCGCCGGCCGTTTCGAACTGGCGCTGGAGCTGCCCATGCCTGACGAAGCGGCGCGCGAGGAGATCCTGCGCATCCATCTGCGCAAGCTCCCTCTTGCGGGGCTGTCGTTCCGCGATCTGGCCGTACGGACCGAAGGCATGAACGGCGCCGAGATCGCGGCGCTGTGCCACGCCGCCTCCATGGAGGCGCTGCGCGAACAGATCCGCAACGGAACCGACGTTTCGCCCTGCCTCGAGCGGCGTCATTTCGAGGCGGCTTTTCGGGCGGAAAAACTGCGCCGTCAGGCGCTGGAACGTGAAAACGGCGACGAAGCGGATGTTTCGTAA